Below is a window of Hemiscyllium ocellatum isolate sHemOce1 chromosome 8, sHemOce1.pat.X.cur, whole genome shotgun sequence DNA.
AAAAACTACTCCTAATATCTGTTCTAAATCTAAcacacctcaatttaaatctacatcctctcatgttagccttcaccatccaagaaaaaaggctctcatagtccatcctatctaatcctctcattatcttatatgtctcaaataagtcacctctcaaccttctctccagcaaaaacagcctcagttccctcaccCTTTCATCGTatggccttccttccataccagacaatatcctagtaaatatcctctgaaccctttccaaaggttccacgtccttcctataatgcagtgaccagaactgtgtgcagtactccaggtgcagccttaccagtgtcttgtacagctgaagcaggACTCTTGGATCTGAAACTAAATTCCCCCTACCAAAAAACACCAACACACCTTATCCTTTTTAatgaccctatcaacctgggtggcaacttgcaggaATTTATGCACtaggacacagatctctctgttcatccacactgccaagaattttaccatgagcccagtactctgcattcctgttacttcttctgaagtgaactacctcatacttctccacattaaacttcatgtgccacttctcagtccagctctgcatcttatctatgtcactGTGTAACCCACagcatccttcggcactatccacaaacctacctaccttagtgtcatccacaaatttataacccatccttctatgcccacatccagaatttataaaaatgacaaaccgcagtggcctcaaaacagatccttgcggtaactgagctccaggatgaacatttcccatcaatcaccaccctctatcttctttcagcgagccaatttctaatccaaaccgatAAGTCACCTTCAATCTcgaaactccgtattttgtgcaatatcctaccatgtggaaccttatcaaacgcctatcgaagtccacatacaccacatcaactgctttaccttcaaaCTGTTTTGTCACCTTATCGAAGAACTCAATTAGTGAAGCACGACctaccatgttgactatccccaatcaaattcttcctttccagatgattatagatcctatctcttataaccttttccaacacccacaaccaaagtaaggctcactgatctataaatTACCATggttgtcctgactccccttcttaaacaagggaacaacatttgccagtgttctggcactactcatgttgacaatgacgacaaagatcaaagccaaaggctctgcaatctcctccctggctttcccagagaatcagaggataaatcccatccagctcaggggtcttatctattttcagatcttccaaaattgctaaaaactCCTCTTTGTCACCCTCAATCACATCTAATCTTGTggcctgtatctccatattctcactaacattgccctttcctgatgtgaatactgatgaaaagtattcattaagcagtTCCCTTacgtcctcagattccacacacaactctcCACTACTATTcgtgattggccctaatcttactttagtcattcttttattcctgacatacctatagaaggccttaggattttccttgatcctatctgccaacttctcatgtcccctcctggctcttcttagccctctttagatcttttctggctaacttataactctgaagctccctaactgagccttcacgcctcatcctcacataagccgccttcttcctcttgacaactgcttcaacttctttagtaaacgacagctccctctctcgacaatcTTGCAAACAATAGAGCAAGTTTGAAAGATTGATTGGTAGAAGAGGagaaaaacaaattatttaaaaaagggaaaGACTATTGGGTGTCCTGATACATTAATTAGCAAAAGTTAGCATTCAGAAGTGGAGCACGTAAATAGAATTAAACAGAATATGGCATTCATTGCAAAGGTGTTGAGGTTGGGCATTTGGAGTGTTAAAATCAGGAAGCCTTGCTACCAGTTCAGGGTGCTGATAAGACCATAACTGCACAATGTACAATCCTGGTCTCTTTATTTAACAAGAGATTTATTACTTTAGaggaagttcagagaaggttcactaggttgattcctgtAATAAAACTATTTTCTTATGAGGAAGGGATAATATCCTTATGAAGgtatgatgtagaggtgccagtgtagAACTGGGATGGACTAAGTTAAggataggaggaagtgaggactgcagatgctggagatcagagctgaaaatgtgttgctggaaaagtgcagcaggtcaggcagcatccaaggagcaggagaatcgacgttttgggcatgagcccttctccaggacctgaagaagggctcatgcccgaaacgtcgattctcctgctccttggatgctgccttacctgctatgcttttccagcaacaaattttcagctaaGTTAAGGATAGGTTAGCTTTTGCTTATGTCaagtgtcctgatgaagggttatgcccaaaatattaactcccttgctcttcagatgctgcccgacctgctttttccagcaccatatttcatgactctgactctgcagtacctgcagtcctcactatctcctcttTGCTAAAGTTAGTTTGgaagaagtgatcttattgaaatatactgAATTTTGAATGTTTTGACAAAATAGATGCTGAAGGGATGTTTCCTGGcatggagaatccagaactagagggttcaGTTTCAAAATAACTGATCTTCCGTTGAAGCAAGTGAAAAGAATTCTATCTgtcattaatctttggaattgttAACCCTCGAGAACAGCGGAGGCTCGGCTATGAATATATTAAAGACCAAGCTGGGCAGATTTTTAATCTTAAAAGGAATCAAGGAATCAACCCTGcaggaaagaggagttgaggctgCAATTAGATTCAAAGTTTTATAGCCAAAGTAGTCATGTTTAAACCATTATTTGTTCTCATCTCTCAGACATGGCTGAACCAATTCAACAGATGTCAAGAAATAACCGATCTCATGACAGGGAACTGGTTCCATTTAAGACTACAGGTCATAAAAGGAAGGTAATAAATGATGAAGTACATTTATAAAGGGGTTAGCATTTTGTTTGAAGGttgagaacttttttttaaaatcttcatcCTGACGTGTCATCATCATGCTAGGTGAGATAGAATAAACCTCTATTGATGGTTAGAAGAGACAGGTAATACAATGGAATAGTTACTTGAATTGTATGGTTGAGCTAGAAGAAAAATTACACTGTACAAAGACTATAAAATATAGTAATGTGTCCAAGATTGATGAACTAAAAGTATATGTGATATTTTTCTGTAAAAACATGAAATTCATAATTCACTAATTGGACAAATAAGGACCATCAATACTTCTATTCAAAAGCTTTCCCCATTCCAAGGTAACCTGGGTTATAAATAACTTCTGAGTGATACCTTGTTGGTAAAGTGACAATTTGCATGAGGAGAATATCAGGAATTCCAATTAGAAGAGAAGTCTTGTTGGTAGAGTGTCAGATAAGATAGTTTACTGTACAAATAATAACACAAAAAGGAATCCAAGCAAGGCTCTACATTTAGTGATGGCAGGACAACTTAGTGATTGTTTCAATATATTAAATTGGTAATGCGGTGTTAAAATAACGTGCAAGTTGTTTTGAAAGTTTCTAACATTTTGGTAAACCACAACATAAGACGCAAACCATTTTTACATCCCTATTTGTTCAAACCAAAGTTATCATGGTTGGCAGTAAACAATTTATATTTGTGTTCTATTTTTTCATTTACAGGCTGAAGAACTACTTTATGAAAAACGTCAATATGAGAAAGCAAAATGGGCTTGTGTAAAACAGAATGAATCAAGCTATGAGCAGAGCACATGCCTCGGATTTATGAAATTAATGAAATACATCTGCCAACAAAACTCAGCAGgtgactttcaaaaacaaaaattcatGCTGCAGAAGAATAATACTAATGTAAATTCACAATGCTCAATGGAAGAACATGATGCTCTCATATTGTTATTTGCTGTGGTTATTTTGATTAACTGCCCTCCATCTGTGTAACCTCCAGAACAACTAGATATGTCGTAGATTACTTGGATTAATAAATTTCAAACTAAATCAATTACACTACTGTCTTCAATGCATTATTCAGTTAAGAAACTGTAAACAGATCTGTGGAAGACTTAAAAAGTATTCTATTTCTTTACTATTGTTCTTTGCATAACTGAGAAAAACTTTAAACATGCACTGTTGAATAATGCACGTTTCATAAACAGTATTTGTAATGAGTTTGCAGACTATATTAGCAATTACTTTTATCTGTGCTGTTAAGTGGCTGCTAAAAAGCCAAGACAAACTTTTTCAAATTTcccaagtaaaaaaaaatcaaaaaataatCAGTTTTtcattactttttttttgaatgatgGCTAACACAATAATCTTCTGCCATGTAGTTATGCATTGCATTTGGGCCCAATAATCTACTGGTTTACCTTGTTTCTGCAGGTCTCTTCCTAGGAATGACACTGCCTGTCGTTACCATCGTGCACACCAACCAGACCAGAACAGAGCTCCAGCCTGAAGTAACCATAGCTTACTACCTGCCAGCGCAATTTCAAAATCAGACACCTCAACCTTTTGATGCTGAAATTGCAATAGAGGAGTGGCCTGCTCACACTGTATACACTAGGTAAATTGCATAAtacaaaattaaacaaagttCGGGGACATAAACAGTTAGCCCATTTTAAATGATGAGACTTGTGGAAAGGATCTATTTGATGACACCAATGCATTAATGATTGGCTAAATGAAGATTACATAAATAAGGAAATATTGCTGCAAGTGTACAGGCATTGGGTGAAACCACACCTGGGCTATTGCCTACAGGTTGAAttgagagttcagaggaggtttataagattaaTTCCAGAGGGAAGATATTTGtttgatgaagagagattgagcacatTAGGCCTATACCCGCTAGAGATTTAAGGAATGAGGAGAGATCTAACTGAGATATAAAATATGCGAAAGGGGATTGACTGAgacatagaaaggatgtttcttcttggTGTGGGAATCTAGAATGAAAGCCAAGTTTTagaataaggggtagcagatttaaatcagggaaggagaaattacttctctcaaaggatcaaggatctgtggaattctctactccagaatGCAGTAGATTTGAAGACACTGATTAAATTtgaggagatagacagacagattttttcATTATTAATGTGTTGAAGGATTATGGTTAGTGGGTATGAGAGTGGAGATGAAGCAGAGGTGagctcagccatgattgtattgagtgACAGAAGAACTCAAGGGGTTAAATTCCTactcctactcctgcttctagttgtTACATTATGTTTGCTGACTGCACATGTATCACTGACAAAGCACATATTTCTAGATGTCTGCATGCACAGCCTAAACAAAATAGAACTTGTTTTACATAATCAGCTTAATATTGTGCACATGTTGTCAATAATTATTAGTAGTGCAAATGAACAGTTGGCAAATCATTGGTGCATTGATGTCAAACAAAGATCCTATTGTGTAGCAGATTTTGTCACATGATatactgttttattaaaattgcatTAACTTCTTTTTAACTAGTAACTATCCTTGAGAGATATTGCTGCTAATGTACATTCTCCTTGGTGTCAACAAGCTCAGACTTGTGCAAACAGCCAAACCCCCCCTCAAATTTGGTAAGGAACACAGTTTCAGAATTACATGACAGAATATGATAAAGTGATTAAGTCTATGGTAGCATTGCCATTTTGGAAAGGTCTTGCAGAAGGCAAATTAAACAAGACCCAAGCAGAAATAAGCCAAAAAATCTAAACAACAAAAAGCAGACATTGAACAACCCAACTTATTGATAATATTGCAGCTAACTGAATAGCTTTTTAAactactgaatatttttaaacaataaaCTGAATTGTTAATTTGAAACAATCATTCTGTTAATACTATAGATAGTATCAAATAGAAAAGTCACAACTCAAAGTGATTTGTTGACGAGGGACGAACTCACTCAAATAATTTGCCATTTACCCAAGTAATTGCTCAGATTCTGGGGTTATGTTTTGTCATGAAATAACACCACTTCTAAGATAAGTCTTTAAAATCCATTTACTACATGTTGAAATACAAAAGTGTTCAAGACTATAAGGTTATCTGGTAACACTGCAACTTGATTAACTACTGCATATATCAAATTCTTCTTTTCTCATTTAAAACATGCTTTTCTGACAAGCCATTCACAATTctccatcctttccaatatttttTGTTCTCAATGTTTTTGTTCAGATTCTGAACAGTTATCCCAGGAAGATAATGAAAAATGGTTTATGTATCCAAGTGggttgctgggccatttcagaaggcagtaaaTTAGGACTACAGACTTGATGTGGTAGGGATTAGCGAACTAGTGTGTTTTTACAACAATGTGATAATTTtaataatcaatttttaaaaacaggcTCAGATTTCCTGAATTCAATTTTACAGTTTGGCATAGTGAGATCTGAACTCCAAGTATGCTTTGCTGTTCCAGTT
It encodes the following:
- the soul3 gene encoding heme-binding protein soul3, producing MERQGCRFGSSDGAGRFLLSLEDLNSVTEDENLDLASSDNGNNDNSEHEIEQEEDHLLGYWQNIGRGHQVVVPRDMAEPIQQMSRNNRSHDRELVPFKTTGHKRKAEELLYEKRQYEKAKWACVKQNESSYEQSTCLGFMKLMKYICQQNSAGLFLGMTLPVVTIVHTNQTRTELQPEVTIAYYLPAQFQNQTPQPFDAEIAIEEWPAHTVYTRPFNGNTTEESILQQINQLGQHLDTSEQFLHDTFIVAVYNNPAAPNRHNEIWFLHSP